The Orrella daihaiensis genome contains the following window.
GCTGCAATTGAACGTACCCGATGAAGAAATTGAGCGACGTCGCCAGAATTGGAAACAACCAGCACCTCGCTACACGCGTGGTGTGCTTGGCAAAATTGCGAAATTGGCTAGCAGTGCTAGTAAAGGCGCGGTGACTGATGCGTTTGAAGACTAATCTCTTATCGAGCCTGTTTGCTTTGATGCCGCTCACTGTTAGCGCTAGTGAGGCCTTGACGTTTGAGCAGGGTAACCAGTTGATGCGTGAAAAGATGTGTCTTGGTTGTCATCAGATTGATAAAAAACGGGTCGGGCCAGCCTTTGTCGATATCGCCAACCGCTACGGAGGTGACAGCGATGCGGCGATGCCGATGCTCTTGAACGTTATCAAGAATGGTGGTCGTGGCAAATGGGGTGCTGTGCCAATGCCGGCT
Protein-coding sequences here:
- a CDS encoding c-type cytochrome; the encoded protein is MRLKTNLLSSLFALMPLTVSASEALTFEQGNQLMREKMCLGCHQIDKKRVGPAFVDIANRYGGDSDAAMPMLLNVIKNGGRGKWGAVPMPAQTQVSDEQARDMVLFILSLQQKPQ